In one window of Brassica rapa cultivar Chiifu-401-42 chromosome A07, CAAS_Brap_v3.01, whole genome shotgun sequence DNA:
- the LOC103844352 gene encoding pentatricopeptide repeat-containing protein At2g15630, mitochondrial: MRQFTLPCLLRHRISILSGAAYSRTAARLSSSSTLTTSTTEPELSQPPISSDILLDSIRSSQWHFVEQITGKLTPSLTSTTLLSLVKTPDLALNFVNRIDLSCLDFPTQCLAIAVVSKLSSPNPALQLLKEVITSTRISVRDIFNELVLARARLETKSTILLDLLVRCCCQLKLVDEAIECFYSMKEKGFDPKTETCNCILSSLSRLNLTEKAWVFYADMYRMEIKSNIYTYNIMINVLCKEGKLKKAKGMLAMMECFGVKPNIVTYNTLVQGYSLRGRIEGARMVIKEMKSKGFKPDLQTYNPILSWMCSEGRASEVLKEMKEVGLVPDSVSYNILIRGCSNKGDLETAFAYRDEMMKKGFAPTFYTYNTLIHGLFMENKIEAAEMLIKEIREKGIALDAVTYNILINGYCQLGDAKKAFALHDEMMTDGIEPTLFTYTSLIYVLCRRRKMREADELFENVVGKGMKPDLVMYNALIDGHCSTGNMDRAFLLLKEVDKMRIDPDDVTYNCLMRGLCGEGKFEEARELMGEMKRRGIKPDHISYNTLISGYSKKGDTKQAFMVRDEMLSLGFNPTLLTYNALLKSLSKNQDGRVAEELLMEMKSEGITPNDSTYCSVVEAMSNLEQGAEKSDN, encoded by the coding sequence ATGAGACAGTTCACTCTCCCCTGTCTTTTACGCCACCGAATCTCAATTCTTTCTGGCGCCGCATATTCTCGTACGGCCGCacgtctttcttcttcttctaccctAACAACATCCACCACCGAGCCGGAGCTCTCACAACCACCGATAAGTTCCGATATCCTACTCGACTCAATACGATCTTCTCAGtggcatttcgtcgaacagaTTACGGGCAAGCTCACACCTTCCCTTACATCAACAACTCTGCTCAGCCTCGTCAAGACTCCTGATTTAGCTCTCAATTTCGTCAACCGCATCGATCTTAGCTGCTTGGACTTCCCAACACAGTGCCTAGCGATAGCTGTTGTCTCTAAGCTCTCTTCTCCCAACCCAGCTCTTCAGTTACTTAAAGAAGTCATTACTAGTACACGTATTAGTGTTAGAGACATTTTCAATGAATTGGTGCTTGCTCGTGCTCGACTAGAGACTAAAAGCACCATTCTTTTGGATCTTTTGGTCAGATGCTGCTGTCAATTGAAGCTTGTGGATGAAGCAATAGAGTGCTTTTACTCGATGAAGGAGAAAGGTTTTGATCCCAAGACTGAAACTTGTAATTGCATTCTGAGTTCGTTATCAAGGTTGAATCTAACAGAGAAAGCTTGGGTCTTCTACGCTGACATGTATAGGATGGAGATCAAGTCGAATATATACACTTACAATATAATGATCAACGTGTTGTGCAAGGAAGGGAAGTTGAAAAAGGCCAAGGGAATGTTGGCAATGATGGAGTGTTTTGGTGTTAAGCCTAACATTGTCACTTACAACACTCTTGTTCAAGGGTATTCGTTGAGAGGACGGATCGAAGGAGCTCGTATGGTTATCAAGGAAATGAAATCTAAAGGCTTTAAACCAGATTTGCAGACATACAATCCGATCCTGTCTTGGATGTGTAGTGAAGGAAGAGCTTCTGAGGTGTTGAAGGAGATGAAGGAGGTGGGTTTGGTTCCGGACTCTGTTTCTTACAATATATTGATCCGTGGTTGTAGTAACAAAGGAGATTTGGAGACAGCTTTTGCTTATAGGGATGAGATGATGAAAAAAGGTTTTGCGCCAACGTTTTATACTTACAACACGTTGATTCATGGTTTGTTTATGGAGAATAAGATAGAAGCTGCTGAGATGTTGATAAAGGAGATTAGAGAGAAGGGCATTGCCTTGGATGCTGTCACGTACAACATACTCATAAATGGATATTGTCAGCTTGGTGATGCAAAGAAAGCCTTTGCGTTGCACGACGAAATGATGACCGATGGAATTGAGCCGACGCTGTTTACTTATACATCGCTTATTTATGTCTTatgtagaagaagaaaaatgaggGAAGCAGATGAGTTGTTTGAGAACGTTGTAGGCAAGGGAATGAAGCCTGATCTTGTGATGTATAATGCATTGATCGATGGCCATTGTTCTACCGGTAACATGGACCGTGCGTTTTTGCTTCTTAAGGAGGTGGATAAGATGAGAATCGATCCTGATGATGTGACGTACAATTGCTTGATGAGGGGGCTGTGTGGAGAAGGTAAATTTGAGGAAGCTCGTGAGCTGATGGGGGAGATGAAGAGAAGAGGAATCAAACCTGACCATATTAGTTACAACACTCTAATAAGTGGGTACAGTAAGAAAGGTGATACAAAGCAAGCTTTCATGGTTCGAGATGAGATGTTGAGTCTCGGGTTTAATCCAACTCTTCTCACCTACAATGCTCTGTTAAAGAGTTTGAGTAAAAACCAGGATGGGAGAGTTGCAGAAGAATTACTAATGGAAATGAAAAGTGAAGGGATTACTCCTAATGACAGTACCTACTGCTC